A window from Ignavibacteriota bacterium encodes these proteins:
- a CDS encoding TonB-dependent receptor produces the protein MATHEPSGTKYGAVTRENGVFNLPNLKIGGPYSISVSFVGFNTRNESNIYLNIGQTLKLDIELAPESVELGELVVHGMTDNILNSSRTGAETFINPDEVRALPTIKRSTRDLTRLDPRSDGNFSFGGKNWLFNNISVDGSYFNNPFGLDDPAPGGQTNAEPLPYDAIEQVQVSLAPFDVREGGFTGAGINTVTKSGTNDLKASVYTFLRNESMQGGKIGDVELNVPDLSYNQYGLTLSGPIIKNKLFFFINGEIERRKDPGTNFTADTDGNVTSTESRVNAATMDLIRQRMIQVYGYDPGPYQGYDLNTENEKLLAKLDWNINDNNNLVFRYNYLNARQQKPPHPFAISYNNTGRGPNQNTLPFKNSGYEMNNQLSSFALELNSRYQSFSNKFFVSYNRFRDFRDPFSSPYPTIEIGEGGITYTTLGHEPFSIHNILDQNVLQITNNFSYYLGSHVLTVGASFEYFDFFNSFNLFRYGLLGFNTWPGGTAFNSVADFLAATDPANPQNFKTNVPSEDIPFKGEFIEVGQLAFYAQDEYLMTDVFSLTYGVRVDIPTYFTEPVDNPWSRSLTLLDENDKPETVDQSKMPDATPLFSPRIGFNWDIHGDRSAQLRGGTGIFTGRIPFVWIGNNISNPGLNPNLPAEGVKIEDVPVGVDVVETQDNSILKQSYYLNAMAEDFTWPQVWTTNLAFDYKLPYDILGTLEAIYSKDINSVYVRNANLGLPIRNLADGRPYYGGAVADSDQSLDGGAYVIDNSDEGYNFSITAQLRKQFEVGLTTSLAYTYLDSKNIMTTTEIAATLHQSNPVKGDPNNPELSNSQFGQRHRIIGGATYKHTWSEKLATTFGMFLEAAEGNMFTTSGGNRYSFVYAGDVNGDGAGGNDLIYIPKNSNDINLADPTQWTALNAFIEQDEYLSKHRGEIAERNGLVNPWYFNIDLRILQDFTLPAFGKHNTFQLSLDILNFANLLNSSWGVRQVASAAATSPLTLTGFDTNGEPIFNFSGVDKTFVDDPSLFSRWQMQIGLRYILD, from the coding sequence ATGGCAACTCATGAGCCAAGTGGAACAAAATACGGTGCAGTTACAAGAGAAAATGGCGTTTTTAATCTGCCGAATTTAAAAATTGGTGGTCCGTATTCAATTTCAGTTTCATTTGTTGGTTTTAATACTCGGAATGAAAGTAATATTTATTTAAATATTGGACAAACATTAAAATTAGATATTGAACTTGCTCCGGAATCTGTTGAACTTGGTGAATTAGTTGTTCATGGAATGACAGATAATATTTTGAATAGTAGTAGAACCGGTGCAGAAACTTTTATTAATCCTGATGAAGTAAGAGCTTTACCGACAATTAAAAGAAGTACAAGAGATTTAACAAGATTAGATCCGCGAAGTGACGGAAACTTTAGCTTTGGTGGAAAAAATTGGCTCTTCAATAATATTTCCGTAGATGGATCATATTTTAACAATCCGTTTGGATTAGATGATCCGGCTCCTGGTGGTCAAACCAATGCAGAACCGCTACCATATGATGCTATTGAACAAGTTCAAGTGTCTCTAGCCCCTTTTGATGTTAGAGAAGGCGGATTTACCGGCGCTGGAATTAACACTGTTACAAAAAGTGGAACAAATGATCTTAAAGCTTCAGTTTATACTTTTTTAAGAAATGAAAGTATGCAAGGTGGAAAAATTGGAGATGTTGAATTAAATGTTCCGGATTTATCTTATAACCAATACGGATTGACATTAAGCGGACCAATTATAAAAAATAAATTATTCTTTTTTATAAATGGTGAAATAGAAAGAAGAAAAGATCCGGGCACTAATTTTACAGCTGATACCGACGGAAATGTAACATCAACAGAATCCAGAGTTAATGCTGCAACAATGGATTTGATTAGACAAAGAATGATTCAAGTTTATGGATATGATCCTGGACCTTACCAAGGATATGATTTAAATACAGAGAATGAAAAACTTCTTGCAAAATTGGATTGGAACATTAATGATAATAATAACTTGGTTTTCCGATATAATTATCTTAATGCTCGCCAGCAGAAACCACCTCATCCATTTGCAATAAGTTATAATAATACCGGAAGAGGACCAAATCAGAATACACTTCCATTTAAAAATTCCGGTTATGAAATGAATAATCAATTGAGTTCATTTGCCTTAGAATTGAACAGTCGTTACCAGAGTTTTTCAAATAAATTTTTCGTAAGCTATAATAGATTTAGAGATTTTCGAGATCCATTCAGCAGTCCATATCCAACAATTGAAATTGGTGAAGGCGGTATAACCTATACAACACTTGGGCATGAACCATTTTCAATTCACAATATTTTAGATCAAAATGTTTTACAGATAACAAATAATTTCAGTTATTATTTAGGAAGCCATGTTTTAACAGTTGGTGCTTCGTTTGAGTATTTTGATTTCTTTAATTCTTTCAATTTATTCAGATACGGTTTATTAGGTTTCAATACTTGGCCCGGTGGAACAGCATTCAATTCAGTTGCTGATTTCTTAGCTGCTACAGATCCAGCTAATCCACAAAATTTTAAGACAAATGTTCCATCCGAAGATATTCCATTTAAAGGTGAATTTATTGAAGTTGGGCAGCTTGCTTTTTATGCTCAAGATGAATATCTAATGACCGATGTGTTTTCATTAACTTATGGAGTTAGAGTTGATATTCCAACATATTTTACAGAACCGGTTGATAATCCATGGTCAAGAAGTTTAACTCTTTTGGATGAAAATGATAAACCGGAAACTGTTGATCAAAGTAAAATGCCAGATGCAACTCCTTTATTTTCTCCACGAATCGGATTTAATTGGGATATTCACGGTGATAGATCAGCTCAATTACGCGGAGGAACCGGAATATTTACCGGAAGAATTCCTTTTGTTTGGATTGGTAATAATATTTCGAATCCCGGTCTAAATCCAAATTTACCTGCAGAAGGTGTGAAAATTGAAGATGTTCCGGTTGGGGTTGATGTGGTTGAAACCCAAGATAATTCAATACTTAAACAATCTTATTATTTGAATGCTATGGCTGAAGATTTTACATGGCCTCAAGTTTGGACAACAAATTTAGCTTTTGATTACAAATTACCATATGATATTTTAGGAACATTGGAAGCAATTTATTCAAAAGATATTAATTCTGTTTATGTAAGAAATGCAAATCTTGGTTTACCTATACGCAATTTAGCTGATGGCAGACCTTATTATGGCGGCGCTGTTGCCGATTCAGATCAAAGCCTTGACGGCGGTGCTTACGTAATTGATAACAGTGATGAAGGATATAATTTTAGTATCACTGCACAATTGAGAAAACAGTTTGAAGTTGGTCTCACAACTAGTTTAGCTTATACTTATTTGGATTCTAAAAATATTATGACCACAACAGAAATTGCTGCAACTCTGCATCAAAGTAATCCGGTTAAAGGTGATCCGAATAATCCTGAACTGAGCAATTCCCAATTTGGCCAAAGACATCGAATTATAGGCGGCGCAACTTACAAACATACTTGGAGTGAAAAATTAGCAACAACTTTTGGAATGTTTTTAGAAGCTGCAGAAGGTAATATGTTTACAACTTCTGGTGGTAATCGATATTCATTTGTTTATGCTGGAGATGTAAATGGTGATGGCGCTGGTGGAAATGATCTAATTTACATACCTAAGAATTCGAACGATATAAATCTTGCTGATCCAACACAATGGACTGCATTAAATGCTTTCATAGAACAAGATGAATATTTAAGCAAACACAGAGGTGAAATTGCAGAAAGAAATGGTTTGGTAAATCCTTGGTATTTTAATATTGATTTAAGAATATTACAAGATTTTACACTCCCTGCTTTTGGAAAACATAATACTTTCCAACTTAGTTTGGATATTTTAAACTTTGCAAATTTACTAAATTCAAGCTGGGGTGTAAGACAAGTAGCTTCTGCAGCGGCAACTTCACCATTAACTCTTACCGGATTTGATACAAATGGTGAACCTATTTTCAATTTTTCAGGTGTTGATAAAACTTTTGTGGATGATCCAAGTTTATTTAGCAGATGGCAAATGCAAATTGGGTTAAGATATATTTTAGATTAA
- a CDS encoding uracil-xanthine permease, giving the protein MKNSTTNEIILGMQMLFVAFGALVLVPLLTGMDPSLALFTAGGGTLIFQFITQRKVPVFLASSFAFIAPIQIGIKEFGIGETLGGLASAGVIYIILSALVKIKGVQVIEKYLPPIVTGPVIMIIGLNLAPVAVGMTKNFDGSANIDSIAIIVALFSLITTIIVVLKGKGMIKLIPILSGIAGGYLLSIILGKVNFQPIADAKWFMIPWVEALNSGTYEFPVFSIAAILFILPVAIAPAIEHVGDVIAISEISGKDYLEDPGLHKTLLGDGLATMFASLLGGPPNTTYSEVTGAVALIKKFETKLMTIAAIFAIALAFLGKLGGILKTIPAPVMGGIMVLLFGMISAIGIGTLVKNKIDMSNSRNLVIVAVILVFGIGDMSLGYGNFQLAGIGLAGIVGVLLNIILPNNK; this is encoded by the coding sequence TTGAAAAATAGTACAACAAACGAAATCATACTTGGTATGCAAATGCTTTTTGTGGCATTTGGTGCGTTAGTTCTGGTTCCTTTATTAACGGGAATGGATCCATCTTTAGCACTTTTTACAGCTGGTGGGGGGACATTAATTTTCCAATTTATTACTCAAAGAAAAGTTCCGGTATTTCTTGCAAGCTCATTTGCCTTTATCGCTCCAATTCAAATTGGAATTAAAGAATTTGGAATTGGTGAAACTTTAGGAGGTTTAGCAAGTGCGGGAGTAATTTACATAATTTTATCTGCTTTAGTAAAAATTAAAGGAGTTCAAGTAATCGAAAAATATTTACCACCAATTGTTACAGGTCCGGTTATAATGATTATTGGATTAAACTTAGCTCCAGTAGCTGTTGGCATGACTAAAAATTTTGACGGAAGCGCAAATATTGATTCAATTGCAATTATTGTAGCATTATTTTCATTAATTACTACAATTATTGTGGTTTTAAAGGGAAAAGGAATGATAAAACTAATTCCCATTTTAAGCGGAATTGCCGGCGGATATTTACTATCAATAATTTTAGGAAAAGTAAATTTTCAACCAATTGCGGATGCAAAATGGTTTATGATTCCATGGGTTGAAGCACTTAATTCCGGAACTTACGAATTTCCTGTTTTTAGTATTGCTGCGATTTTATTTATACTTCCCGTTGCCATTGCTCCCGCAATTGAACACGTTGGAGACGTGATTGCAATTTCTGAAATTTCTGGAAAAGATTATCTTGAAGATCCGGGATTACATAAAACTCTACTCGGCGATGGATTGGCAACAATGTTTGCATCATTATTGGGCGGACCACCAAATACTACTTATTCTGAAGTTACAGGTGCTGTTGCTCTTATCAAAAAATTTGAAACAAAACTTATGACAATTGCTGCAATATTTGCTATTGCTTTGGCATTTTTAGGAAAATTAGGTGGAATTCTAAAAACAATTCCAGCTCCTGTAATGGGCGGAATAATGGTGCTTTTATTTGGAATGATTTCAGCAATTGGAATTGGAACATTAGTTAAAAATAAAATCGATATGTCCAACTCAAGAAATCTTGTAATTGTTGCTGTAATACTTGTTTTCGGAATTGGAGATATGTCGCTTGGATACGGAAATTTTCAACTCGCCGGAATCGGTTTAGCAGGAATAGTTGGAGTTTTATTAAATATCATTTTACCAAACAATAAATAA
- a CDS encoding DUF5020 family protein — protein sequence MRKFIFITLLLIASSMFAQNIQLHYDLGKDREYFTSTIEMFKPDEYGSTFFFVDFDYNANGNKSIALAYFEIARYLTIPGTGGLAGTIQYNDGTAPWGPLGHIVLAGVSYPIDLGFVTLNTDLLLRKDYLSDGMDYQFTTVWFKPFFEGKLIFTGFLDLWTGEYWYTDGKEMVLLTEPQLWYNIDSHLSVGGEVEISNNFLPSTDGIQFNPTLAVKWNF from the coding sequence ATGAGGAAATTTATTTTTATTACACTACTTTTAATTGCATCATCAATGTTTGCTCAGAATATTCAGCTACATTATGATTTAGGAAAAGATAGAGAATATTTTACTTCTACAATTGAAATGTTCAAACCAGATGAATATGGTTCAACATTTTTCTTTGTTGATTTTGATTATAACGCTAATGGAAATAAATCTATTGCTTTAGCATATTTTGAAATTGCAAGATATTTAACAATTCCCGGAACTGGTGGTTTAGCCGGAACTATTCAATATAATGATGGAACTGCTCCATGGGGCCCGCTAGGTCATATTGTTTTAGCCGGAGTAAGTTATCCAATTGATTTAGGTTTTGTTACTTTAAATACAGATTTACTCTTGAGAAAAGATTATTTATCTGATGGAATGGATTATCAATTTACTACAGTTTGGTTCAAGCCATTTTTTGAAGGAAAATTAATTTTTACTGGATTTTTGGATTTATGGACAGGGGAATATTGGTATACTGATGGCAAGGAAATGGTTTTACTAACTGAACCACAATTATGGTATAATATTGATTCTCATTTATCCGTTGGCGGTGAAGTAGAAATTAGTAATAATTTTCTTCCCTCAACAGATGGGATACAATTTAATCCAACATTAGCAGTAAAATGGAATTTCTAA
- a CDS encoding NCS2 family permease: MYIIVVNPAIISATGMSFSAVLTATILVSAFSSIMMGIYANNPIVLAPGMGLNAFFTYSVVLGMGVKWEIALGAVFWSGIVFLILSIFKIREMIVRAIPKQIRYAIAAGIGLFITFIGFVNAKFIVDNPATLVSIAKMDPIIVTFLIGLIITSIFVIKNVKGALIIGIAVTTILAIPIGRFYGDASSINFGVPTLVTWKGLLSWPDFSLILKLDLINSLQFALFPVIFAFLFTDMFDSISTFIGVAEAANIMDADGEPRNIKQSLIVDAISTTISGLFGTSSGTSYIESAAGVEQGGRTGMTAVVAGLLFLPFMFFSPILSIVPGIATAPALILVGVFMMKPVLKINWTKFDDSIPAFLGMILIPLTYSITQGIIWSFIAWTVIKIAIGKKEEVSWMLIVIDIFAILALVI; the protein is encoded by the coding sequence ATGTACATTATTGTTGTTAATCCGGCAATAATTTCCGCAACTGGAATGTCTTTTAGCGCAGTTTTAACAGCAACAATTTTAGTTTCTGCTTTTAGTAGTATTATGATGGGAATTTATGCAAACAACCCAATTGTACTTGCTCCCGGAATGGGATTAAATGCTTTTTTTACTTATTCTGTTGTTTTAGGAATGGGTGTAAAATGGGAAATAGCGCTAGGTGCCGTTTTTTGGTCGGGAATAGTTTTTCTAATTTTATCAATTTTTAAAATTAGAGAAATGATTGTAAGAGCAATTCCAAAACAAATTAGATATGCTATTGCAGCGGGCATTGGTTTATTCATAACTTTTATTGGTTTTGTTAATGCAAAGTTTATTGTTGATAATCCGGCTACTTTAGTTTCCATTGCAAAAATGGATCCAATAATTGTTACATTTTTAATCGGATTGATAATCACATCAATATTTGTTATAAAAAATGTAAAAGGTGCGCTAATTATTGGAATTGCAGTCACAACAATTCTTGCCATTCCAATTGGAAGATTTTACGGAGATGCTTCATCAATAAATTTTGGAGTTCCAACTTTGGTAACTTGGAAAGGTTTATTATCTTGGCCAGATTTTAGTTTAATATTGAAATTGGATTTAATAAACTCGCTTCAATTTGCATTATTCCCAGTAATATTTGCATTTTTATTTACAGATATGTTTGATTCAATATCTACTTTTATTGGTGTTGCCGAAGCTGCAAATATCATGGATGCTGATGGTGAACCAAGAAATATTAAACAATCATTAATTGTTGATGCAATTTCTACAACAATTTCCGGATTATTTGGAACAAGCTCCGGAACAAGTTATATTGAATCTGCTGCCGGAGTTGAACAAGGCGGAAGAACCGGAATGACAGCAGTTGTTGCCGGATTGTTATTTTTACCATTTATGTTTTTCTCTCCAATTTTATCAATTGTTCCGGGAATTGCAACTGCTCCCGCTTTAATCTTAGTTGGAGTATTTATGATGAAACCAGTATTAAAAATTAATTGGACAAAATTTGATGATTCAATTCCGGCATTTTTGGGAATGATTTTAATTCCGTTAACTTACTCAATTACGCAAGGAATTATCTGGAGTTTTATTGCATGGACTGTAATTAAAATTGCTATCGGTAAAAAAGAAGAAGTTTCTTGGATGCTTATTGTTATTGATATTTTCGCAATTCTTGCGTTAGTAATTTAA
- a CDS encoding methyltransferase domain-containing protein has protein sequence MKQWYEELFTNYAKKYDEESFTKGTIGECDFIEQEINYNKNIKILDIGCGTGRHTIELTKRGYNVTGVDLSESQLIRAKELAQKENLQIVFQIQDARNLTFTNEFDLVIMLCEGSFPLMETDEMNFEILKNAAKSIKEKGKLIFTTLNGLFPLFHSVKDFLEKNSEEGNATYTNNTFDLMTFRDHNITTVEDDFGNKKELNCNERYYVPSEITWLLKSLNFKTINIFGAKLGEFSRNDKLTTEDYEMLVIAEK, from the coding sequence ATGAAACAATGGTATGAAGAATTATTTACGAATTATGCCAAAAAATATGATGAAGAAAGTTTTACAAAAGGTACAATTGGCGAATGTGATTTTATTGAACAAGAAATAAATTATAATAAAAATATAAAAATTCTTGATATTGGCTGTGGAACGGGTAGACACACAATTGAACTTACGAAACGTGGTTATAATGTTACCGGAGTTGATTTATCTGAATCTCAACTAATCAGAGCAAAAGAGTTAGCGCAAAAAGAAAATTTACAAATTGTTTTTCAAATTCAAGACGCAAGAAATTTAACATTTACAAATGAATTTGATTTGGTAATTATGCTTTGCGAAGGTTCATTTCCCTTAATGGAAACAGATGAAATGAATTTTGAAATTCTAAAGAATGCTGCAAAATCAATAAAAGAAAAAGGTAAATTAATTTTTACAACTTTAAACGGATTGTTTCCACTGTTTCATTCAGTCAAAGATTTTCTTGAAAAAAACTCAGAAGAGGGAAATGCAACTTATACAAATAATACTTTTGATTTAATGACTTTCCGCGATCACAATATTACAACCGTTGAAGATGATTTTGGAAACAAGAAAGAGTTAAATTGTAATGAAAGATATTATGTGCCTTCGGAAATTACTTGGCTTTTAAAATCTTTAAATTTTAAGACGATAAATATTTTTGGTGCAAAACTCGGTGAATTTAGCAGAAATGATAAGTTAACAACAGAAGATTATGAAATGTTGGTTATTGCGGAAAAGTAA
- a CDS encoding metallophosphoesterase: MKILHLSDLHLNPIYHKNNIEKTRLALTQASIDEFDHLIITGDIAHDADEESFKIFREILKEFNLLDSRKTTVIIGNHDIFGGVYSVKDLLNFPERCKSTNYSDQVLRFVNYFEELFTDCIFPDEKNIFPFVKILDDVALIGINTNDIYSVIKNPFASNGKVSKNEYKYLKLILEDSGIDNKKKIVLSHHHFYKNNFEAKSSTNDLWNKIEGYTLKLRGKKKLLKLFVKNNIDAILHGHSHENKIYSRLGINIFNAGGSIDNEDKNLFCLNYFNTETMEITSKRSELQLTE, translated from the coding sequence ATGAAAATATTACATTTATCCGATCTTCATTTAAATCCAATATATCACAAAAATAATATTGAAAAGACTCGTCTCGCTTTAACACAAGCCAGTATTGATGAATTTGATCATCTAATAATTACAGGTGATATTGCTCATGATGCCGATGAAGAAAGTTTTAAAATTTTTCGAGAAATATTAAAGGAATTTAACTTACTTGATTCTAGAAAAACTACTGTTATAATTGGAAATCATGATATATTCGGAGGAGTTTATTCCGTTAAGGATTTACTAAATTTTCCGGAAAGATGTAAATCAACAAATTACAGTGATCAAGTATTAAGATTTGTAAATTATTTTGAAGAATTATTTACCGATTGTATTTTCCCCGATGAAAAAAATATATTCCCTTTTGTGAAAATTCTTGATGATGTAGCACTTATTGGAATAAATACAAATGATATTTATTCAGTTATTAAAAATCCATTTGCTTCCAATGGTAAGGTTTCTAAAAATGAATATAAATATTTAAAGTTAATTTTAGAAGATTCAGGAATTGATAACAAAAAAAAGATAGTTTTATCACATCATCACTTCTATAAAAATAATTTTGAAGCTAAAAGTTCTACAAATGATTTGTGGAATAAAATTGAAGGTTATACGCTAAAACTAAGAGGGAAAAAAAAGCTTCTAAAATTATTTGTTAAAAATAACATAGATGCCATTCTTCATGGTCATAGTCATGAAAATAAAATTTATTCTCGTTTGGGAATAAATATATTTAACGCCGGTGGTTCAATAGATAATGAAGATAAAAACCTATTCTGTTTAAATTATTTTAATACCGAAACTATGGAAATTACTAGTAAAAGATCTGAATTACAGTTAACCGAATAA
- a CDS encoding CDP-glycerol glycerophosphotransferase family protein, with translation MRNKALFICGSMNQTTMMHKISKHLLGFDSYFTPYYDDGIIGYFAEKGLLEFTILGKKIRRKTENYLINNRLNIDPNKRNNEYDLVFTCSDLIIPNNIKYNKIILIQEGMTDPENLMYYFAKYFGFPRYLASTSTTGLSDAYKLFFVASEGYKNLFIKKGINPEKIIVTGIPNFDNVKEFLDNEFPHKNFVLVATSDSRETFKYENRKKFILDALKIANGRQLIFKLHPNENFNRATKEINKYAPDALVYTEENINHMIANCDVLITKYSTVVYIGIALGKEVYSYFDLDKLMELTPIQNGGKSAELIALKSLEYYYKPSLLFDEFKTFQLGLRKTITC, from the coding sequence ATGCGTAATAAAGCACTATTTATTTGCGGCTCTATGAATCAGACGACAATGATGCATAAAATATCAAAGCATTTATTGGGGTTTGATTCATATTTTACGCCATACTATGATGACGGTATTATTGGATATTTTGCCGAAAAAGGTTTATTAGAATTTACAATTTTGGGAAAAAAGATAAGACGAAAGACTGAAAATTATCTTATTAATAATAGATTAAATATTGACCCAAATAAAAGAAATAATGAATATGATTTAGTTTTTACGTGTTCTGATCTAATAATTCCAAATAATATTAAGTATAATAAAATAATATTAATTCAGGAAGGAATGACAGATCCGGAAAATCTTATGTATTATTTTGCAAAGTATTTTGGATTTCCACGTTATCTGGCAAGCACTTCAACAACTGGCTTGTCAGATGCGTATAAATTATTTTTTGTCGCTTCCGAAGGTTACAAGAATTTATTTATTAAAAAAGGAATAAATCCAGAAAAAATAATTGTTACCGGAATACCAAATTTTGATAATGTTAAAGAATTTCTTGATAATGAATTCCCACATAAGAATTTTGTATTAGTTGCAACATCAGATTCCCGCGAAACATTTAAATATGAAAATAGAAAGAAGTTTATTTTGGATGCATTAAAAATTGCTAATGGAAGACAACTCATTTTCAAACTCCATCCAAACGAAAATTTTAATCGAGCAACAAAAGAAATAAATAAATATGCACCTGATGCATTGGTTTACACTGAGGAAAATATAAACCATATGATTGCAAATTGTGATGTGCTAATTACAAAATATTCTACTGTCGTTTATATTGGCATCGCTTTAGGTAAAGAAGTCTATTCTTATTTTGATTTAGATAAATTAATGGAATTAACTCCAATACAAAATGGTGGTAAATCAGCTGAGCTAATTGCATTAAAATCACTTGAATATTATTATAAACCAAGTTTGCTTTTTGATGAATTCAAAACTTTTCAATTAGGATTAAGAAAGACAATAACATGTTAA
- a CDS encoding glycosyltransferase family protein encodes MLKIATIIQARTSSTRLPNKILYYAAGKQLLIHMVERVKKAKYSGRVIVATTTNEEDNIIEELCIKNNIDFYRGHATDLLDRHYKTALKYDAEVVVKIPSDCPLIDPQIIDRVIGYFIENIDSYDFVSNLRPPTYPDGNDVEVMSMDTLRYIWKEAKKEYEREHTTPYIWTHPEIFDIGNVIWNTGFDFSKSHRWTLDYEEDYTFIRMIYEELYHSNPNFGLYDILDLLENKPYIGRINNKHVGKFWYNDNVIIAPKLRLEYGQ; translated from the coding sequence ATGTTAAAAATTGCTACAATAATACAAGCTAGAACAAGCTCTACTCGCTTGCCAAATAAAATACTTTATTATGCTGCCGGGAAGCAACTATTAATTCACATGGTTGAAAGAGTTAAGAAAGCAAAGTATTCCGGAAGAGTTATAGTAGCGACAACTACAAATGAGGAAGATAATATAATTGAAGAATTATGTATCAAAAATAATATAGATTTTTACAGAGGACATGCAACTGATTTATTAGATAGGCACTACAAAACTGCACTAAAATATGATGCAGAAGTTGTGGTAAAAATTCCATCAGACTGTCCTTTAATTGATCCGCAAATTATTGATAGAGTAATTGGATATTTTATAGAAAACATTGATTCATACGATTTTGTAAGTAATCTTAGACCACCAACATATCCGGATGGAAATGACGTTGAAGTAATGTCAATGGATACGTTGAGATATATTTGGAAAGAAGCGAAAAAGGAATACGAGCGCGAGCATACTACACCCTACATTTGGACTCACCCGGAAATTTTTGATATAGGAAATGTAATTTGGAATACTGGATTTGATTTTTCAAAAAGTCATAGATGGACCTTAGATTATGAAGAAGATTACACATTTATAAGAATGATTTATGAGGAACTTTATCATTCAAATCCAAATTTTGGATTGTACGATATTTTGGATCTTCTTGAAAATAAACCATACATAGGCAGAATAAATAATAAACACGTTGGCAAATTCTGGTATAATGATAATGTTATAATTGCCCCAAAATTAAGATTAGAATATGGACAATAA
- a CDS encoding transketolase: MDNKKLKEIKETSKNVREHIISISNKGGAFIGSALSCSDLIVFLYKNFLNVNKDNYQSKNRDYFFLSKGHAVPALYGILVELGMLEKERLNNHLQTNDFIYWHPNTKIPGVDFHSGSLGHSLSIAVGVAIDLKLEGNKNKVVVLMGDGELNEGSIWESLLIANAYKLDNMIIIIDRNQIQANLYTEELIPLNPLNLKFESFGCSVKQIDGHNFLDMHETLKEFPFEKNRPSVMIADTIRGKGISSIENKINKWFVENNDFELIEYFNELNISHEYEFEMSN; encoded by the coding sequence ATGGACAATAAAAAATTAAAAGAAATAAAAGAAACATCTAAAAATGTTAGAGAACATATTATTTCAATAAGCAATAAAGGTGGTGCTTTTATTGGATCAGCTTTATCTTGCTCTGATTTAATTGTTTTTTTATACAAAAATTTTCTGAATGTAAATAAAGATAATTACCAAAGCAAGAATAGAGATTATTTCTTCTTATCTAAAGGACATGCTGTTCCCGCATTATATGGAATTTTAGTTGAATTAGGAATGCTTGAAAAAGAAAGATTAAATAATCATTTACAGACAAATGATTTTATTTATTGGCATCCAAACACAAAAATACCGGGCGTTGATTTTCATTCCGGTTCATTAGGACATTCTTTATCAATTGCGGTAGGTGTCGCAATCGATTTAAAATTAGAAGGTAATAAAAATAAAGTTGTTGTTTTGATGGGAGATGGTGAATTAAATGAAGGATCAATTTGGGAATCTTTATTGATTGCAAATGCTTACAAATTGGATAATATGATTATAATTATTGATCGAAATCAAATTCAAGCAAATTTGTACACGGAAGAATTAATTCCGTTAAATCCACTTAATCTAAAGTTTGAATCTTTTGGTTGTTCGGTTAAACAAATCGACGGACACAATTTTCTTGATATGCACGAAACACTAAAAGAATTTCCATTTGAGAAAAATCGACCTTCGGTTATGATTGCCGATACAATTCGAGGAAAAGGAATTTCAAGCATTGAGAATAAAATAAATAAATGGTTTGTTGAAAATAATGATTTTGAATTGATAGAATATTTTAATGAGTTAAATATTTCACACGAATATGAATTCGAGATGAGTAATTAA